Genomic DNA from Bacteroidota bacterium:
TGGCATTTATTGCATTTATTGCCATGTTCAATTTTATAGTTGGTAAAATTGGTCAGTGGACAAATTTGAATGAAATGATTGTTGAGGGAACTAATGGAAAATTCGATGGCCTTTCTTTACAGTTTATTTTGGGTTATACTTTCGCACCGTTAATGTGGTTGATTGGAGTTACTCCGGCTGATGTAGTAACTGTTGGCAGATTATTAGGCGAGAAACTAATCCTCACCGAATTTATCGGGTATATTAGTTTAGCTGAATTAAAAGCCAGCGGTGCATTTTCCGAACCCAAATCAATAATTATGGCAACCTATATTTTATGTGGTTTTGCTAATTTTTCATCTATCGGAATTCAAATTGGTGGAATTGGTGCACTGGCTCCAAAACGGCGCGTTCTTCTTTCAAAACTAGGAGTTAAAGCTTTGGTTGCTGGAACTCTGGCTTCGTTAATGTCGGCTACTATTATTGGGATGATAATGGGGTAGAAAATAGCTGGATTTTTATATCGACTTTTGAACGAATAAGTTAGAGGTTCAATTAATTAAATACTGACTCAAATGAAACAATTAAAAGCTTTTTTTTTATTTTTTGTTTTTCTATTTTTATTTGTTTCGTGTAAAGACTTTTCTTTTGATCTGAATGTTAATAATTTAGAACATCCGGATGACTATGCATTGTTTTCAAGCAAAGAAAAACTTACTGAAGTTGCTTCAACAATTTTAAATAAGTGGTACATGACAGTCCATGACTATAGCGGTCCGGCAGCTGCATTACAGACCATGGCAGATGTTTCAACCAGTTCGTGGTCATTTTCGGGGTCGTATGATTTATCGAGTGAGCCCAGAATAGCTTGGAATAATAGTCCTGCCTACGGTCAACACCTTGCAACAAGTCGTTATTTTGATAAATTATATTCACTGTTATTTGAAGCTAACTTACTAGTTGAGGCGGTAGAAAAAGGAGTTGGCTTTGAGAATCCTGATTTGATGAAAATGATCGGCAAAGTAGGTCAGGCTTTGTCAGTTGGATACCTTTCATTGGTTTTCGATAGGGTTTGGATTTCTGACAAAAATAGTGTTGTTGACGAAGGACCTGTTGATTATAAAGAAGCAATGATTTTTGCAATTCAAAAGCTCGACGATGCAATTGCTTTGGCAAAATCAGGAAATGTCGATATTCCTGAATCTTGGTTACCTGGAGGTTTTGGTGCAAATAGTACATTGGTGCCATTCCTAAACAGTATGGGAGCACGTTTTTTGGTGGGAAATGTACGTAACAGTGCACAAAAATCAAGTATCGACTGGGATCGAGTATTGACTTATGCCAATGCAGGCCTTACAGTGGATTTTGAAATTTATATGGATGATGTAACCTGGTACGACCTTATTCCTAAAACCTATATGGTTTATCCAGGCTTTGGTAGAGTTGATATGAGGATCATAAATTTGACGGATCCGAACACTACTGATTATTGGTCAGATGAAACAGTTGTTCCTGAGTCAACTTCAATTGATGCAAGGTTAGCAACTGATTATCAATATTTGTCTAGTCAGAATTTCCGTCCAGACAGGGGAACATATCACTTCAGTAGCTATCGTTATGCCAGATTAGATGACTATATTTCGGCTTGGACGATGAACGTTGTTGAATTTTCTGCATCGGAAAACGATATGTATAAAGCAGAAGCTATGTTAAATAAGGGTGATGTGGCAGGGGCTGCTGCCATTGTTAACGCTGGAACAAGAGTTATTAGAGGCCAATTACCTGATGTAGCAGCAGATGCTGCTGCAGTTCAAGCTGCTATCCATTACGAAAGAATGGTTGAATTTGCTTATACCGGTATTGGAATCGGGT
This window encodes:
- a CDS encoding Na+ dependent nucleoside transporter, whose protein sequence is AFIAFIAMFNFIVGKIGQWTNLNEMIVEGTNGKFDGLSLQFILGYTFAPLMWLIGVTPADVVTVGRLLGEKLILTEFIGYISLAELKASGAFSEPKSIIMATYILCGFANFSSIGIQIGGIGALAPKRRVLLSKLGVKALVAGTLASLMSATIIGMIMG